One genomic segment of Microtus ochrogaster isolate Prairie Vole_2 linkage group LG8, MicOch1.0, whole genome shotgun sequence includes these proteins:
- the Znfx1 gene encoding NFX1-type zinc finger-containing protein 1 isoform X2, with amino-acid sequence MEDRRPHLEARPRNPPANHRGPIDGELPPRARNQTSNPAASALRGGTNHAGRHPRSSNPPVPFRLREERFRAMGRNPHQGRRNQEGHTSDEARDQRQGQNDTRRRNDNQEGRNHRPPWSSDNFQQWRSPQQKPAEQPQQTKRLGYKFLESLLQKEPSEVAITLATSVGLKELLSYSSMKPSFLQLICQVLRKACSSKIDRQSILHVLGILNNSKFLRVCLPAYVVGMITEPIPDVRNQYPEHLSNIISLLQDLVSVFPASSVQETSMLISLLPASLNALRASGVDIEEETEKNLEKVQIIIEHLQEKRREGTLKVDTYTLVQSEAEGQVESYRAMPIYPTYNEVHLDERPFLRPNIISGKYESTAVYLDTHFRLLREDFVRPLREGILELLQSFEDQCLRKRKFDDIRIYFDARIITPMCSASGIVYKVQFDTKPLKFVRWQNSKRLLYGSLVCMSKDNFETFLFATVSNREHEDLCRGIVQLCFNEQSQQLLADVHPSDSFLMVETTAYFEAYRHVLEGLQEIQEEDVPFQRNIVECDSQVKEPRYLLMGGRYDFTQLMESPSAIGERQRGAEVLRYSRVNVLDFGQWPSKESLKLDDSQMEALQFALTRELAIIQGPPGTGKTYVGLKIVQALLRNESVWQISAQKFPILVVCYTNHALDQFLEGIYRCQKTSIVRVGGRSNSEILKQFTLRELRNKREFRRNLPMHLRRAYMSIVTGMKESEQELLEGAKTLECTMHGVVREQYLEKYISPQHWNSLMSGPVQDADWVCVQPSKHSMMLEWLGLGVGSFTHSAPPAGPESTAQAEGEEEEEGEEEASLIEIAEEADLIEADRVIEEEEVVRPQRRKKEENGADQELAKILLAMRLDQYGPGTTAGQEQVAEEWETQRTQKKKMKRKVKAELRKLNTMTEAEANAIQDIWQLDLNTRWQLYRLWLQMYQADTRRRILSYEHQYRTSADRMAELRLQEDLHILKDAQVVGMTTTGAAKYRQILQQVEPRIVIVEEAAEVLEAHTIATLSKACQHLILIGDHQQLRPSANVYDLAKNFNLEVSLFERLVKVNIPFVRLNHQHRMRPEIARLLTPHIYQDLENHPSVLKYEQIKGVSSNLYFVEHCFPEQEIQEGKSHQNQHEAHFVVELCQYFLCQEYRPSQITILTTYTGQLFCLRKLMPAKTFAGIKVHVVDKYQGEENDIILLSLVRSNQEGKVGFLQIPNRICVALSRAKKGMYCIGNMQMLAKVPLWSKIIHTLRENNQIGPSLRLCCQNHPDTHTLVSKASDFQKVPEGGCSLPCEFRLACGHVCTRACHPYDSSHKEFQCMKPCQKVICPDGHRCPLVCFQKCHKSCQVKVPKIIVRCGHKQMVPCSMPESDYCCQEPCPKVLRCGHRCSHLCGEDCVRLCPEKVTVKLKCGHSQQVKCGDVECIKYGLPVKCTTKCDTVLDCGHPCPGSCNSCFEGRFHERCQQPCKRLLICSHKCQEPCTGECPPCQRTCQNRCVHSQCKKKCGELCSPCVEPCVWRCQHYQCTRLCSEPCDRPPCYVPCSKMLACGHPCIGLCGEPCPKKCRVCQLDEVTQIFFGFEDEPDARFVQLEDCNHIFEVQGLDRYMNEQDDEVAIRLKVCPICQVPIRKNLRYGKSIKQRLEEIEIVKEKIQGSAGEIAVSQEQLKALLESKTLFLQLHPENFLMLQEKLAQKNLSVKDLGLVENSISFYDHLANLEGSLEKVHYSERHKVRTRLEQVYEWLARKRLSFSSQELSDLQSEIQRLTYLVTLLIRCKMAEEKVKGSIAEEVSSIRNILEKTCKFTQEDEQLVQKKMDALKSTLPCSCLGISEEERVQIVTALGVPRGHWFKCPNGHIYVITECGGAMQRGTCPECKEVIGGENHTLVRSNQLAPEMDGAQYPAWSDTANNLMNFEEIRRMM; translated from the exons GCCCTATAGATGGAGAATTACCACCAAGAGCTAGAAATCAAACCAGTAACCCAGCAGCCAGTGCACTCCGAGGCGGAACCAACCATGCTGGAAGGCATCCCAGGTCCAGCAACCCTCCTGTTCCTTTTAGACTGAGGGAAGAGAGATTTAGGGCTATGGGCAGGAACCCACATCAGGGAAGAAGAAACCAAGAGGGGCACACCAGTGATGAAGCTAGAGACCAGAGACAAGGCCAGAATGATACCAGGAGGAGAAATGACAACCAGGAGGGTAGAAACCACAGACCACCATGGTCCAGCGACAACTTCCAGCAGTGGCGGTCCCCACAGCAGAAGCCTGCAGAGCAGCCACAGCAGACGAAGAGACTTGGCTACAAGTTTCTGGAGAGTCTCCTGCAGAAAGAGCCCTCTGAAGTGGCCATCACACTTGCCACAAGTGTAGGACTCAAGGAGCTGCTTTCTTATTCTTCCATGAAACCCAGCTTCCTTCAGCTGATCTGCCAAGTTCTCCGAAAGGCTTGCAGCTCCAAAATAGACCGTCAGAGCATCCTGCATGTGCTGGGCATCTTGAACAACTCCAAGTTCCTCAGAGTCTGCCTGCCGGCTTATGTGGTGGGAATGATCACTGAGCCCATCCCTGACGTTCGAAACCAGTATCCAGAACACCTAAGCAACATCATCTCCCTCCTCCAGGACCTCGTCAGTGTCTTTCCCGCCAGCTCCGTGCAAGAAACTTCTATGCTCATTTCTCTCCTGCCAGCTTCTCTTAATGCTTTGAGAGCCTCTGGGGTTGACATAGAAGAGGAGACCGAGAAGAATCTAGAAAAGGTGCAGATCATCATTGAACATCTGCAGGAAAAGAGACGAGAGGGCACTTTGAAAGTGGACACCTATACTCTAGtgcagtctgaggcagaaggCCAGGTTGAGAGCTACCGGGCCATGCCCATCTACCCCACCTACAACGAAGTACACTTGGATGAGAGGCCCTTCCTTCGCCCCAACATCATTTCTGGGAAATACGAGAGCACCGCTGTCTACCTAGACACTCACTTCCGCCTCCTGCGAGAGGATTTTGTTAGACCCCTTCGAGAAGGCATTTTGGAGCTTCTACAAAGCTTCGAGGACCAGTgtctgaggaagaggaagttcgATGACATCCGAATCTACTTTGATGCTAGGATTATCACCCCGATGTGCTCAGCATCAGGCATTGTGTACAAAGTGCAGTTTGACACAAAACCATTGAAGTTTGTTCGGTGGCAGAATTCCAAGCGACTCCTATATGGGTCGTTAGTGTGCATGTCCAAGGACAACTTTGAGACGTTTCTTTTTGCCACTGTTTCAAACCGGGAGCACGAAGATCTCTGCCGAGGGATTGTCCAGCTGTGTTTCAACGAGCAGAGCCAGCAACTGCTCGCAGACGTCCATCCCTCAGACTCCTTCCTCATGGTAGAGACAACGGCCTACTTTGAGGCTTACAGACATGTCCTAGAAGGACTACAGGAGATACAGGAGGAAGATGTCCCCTTCCAGAGGAACATTGTGGAGTGTGACTCCCAAGTAAAGGAGCCAAGATACTTGCTAATGGGTGGCAGATATGATTTCACCCAACTAATGGAGAGCCCCTCAGCCATTGGGGAGCGTCAGAGGGGTGCTGAGGTCTTGCGATATTCTAGAGTTAATGTCTTAGACTTTGGCCAATGGCCCTCAAAAGAATCACTGAAGCTGGATGACTCCCAGATGGAAGCCTTACAGTTTGCTCTCACAAGGGAGCTGGCTATCATTCAAGGACCCCCTGGAACAG gcaAAACTTACGTGGGTCTAAAAATTGTTCAGGCCCTTTTGCGCAACGAGTCTGTTTGGCAAATTAGTGCCCAGAAGTTCCCCATCTTGGTTGTATGTTATACTAATCATGCTTTGGACCAGTTTCTAGAAG GCATTTACAGGTGTCAGAAGACCAGCATTGTGCGAGTGGGTGGAAGGAGCAACAGTGAAATCCTGAAGCAGTTCACCCTGAGGGAGCTGAGGAACAAGCGGGAATTCCGCCGCAATCTCCCCATGCACCTGCGAAGGGCCTACATGAGC ATTGTGACAGGGATGAAGGAATCAGAGCAAGAACTTCTTGAAGGGGCCAAGACCCTGGAATGCACTATGCATGGTGTCGTTCGGGAGCAGTACCTGGAGAAGTAcatctctccccagcactggaacaGCCTCATGAGTGGACCTGTGCAG GATGCTGACTGGGTCTGTGTCCAGCCCTCGAAGCATTCCATGATGCTTGAATGGCTGGGACTTGGTGTGGGTTCTTTCACTCATAGTGCTCCTCCAGCAGGACCTGAGAGCACAG cccaggcagaaggggaagaggaggaggaaggggaagaggaggcttCCCTGATTGAGATCGCTGAGGAAGCCGACCTGATTGAAGCAGACCGAGTGATTGAAGAAGAAGAGGTGGTGAGACCCCAgcgaagaaaaaaggaagagaatggggCAGACCAGGAGTTGGCTAAAATCCTTTTGGCCATGAGGCTAGACCAGTATGGGCCTGGAACTACGGCTGGACAGGAGCAAGTTGCAGAAGAGTGGGAG ACCCAGCgtacccagaaaaagaaaatgaagagaaaagtgAAGGCTGAGCTTCGCAAACTGAACACCATGACTGAGGCTGAGGCCAATGCCATCCAGGACATCTGGCAACTGGACCTGAACACCCGCTGGCAGCTTTATAG ACTGTGGCTACAGATGTACCAAGCTGACACTCGCCGGAGGATCCTCAGCTATGAACACCAGTACCGCACATCAGCAGACAGAATGGCTGAACTGAGACTCCAGGAAGACCTGCACATCCTTAAAGATGCCCAGGTTGTGGGCATGACAACCACAG GTGCTGCCAAGTACCGCCAGATCCTTCAGCAAGTAGAGCCTCGGATCGTCATTGTAGAAGAGGCTGCCGAGGTTCTTGAGGCCCACACCATTGCCACGCTAAGCAAAGCTTGCCAGCATCTCATTCTGATTGGGGACCACCAGCAG CTACGTCCCAGTGCTAACGTGTATGATCTGGCCAAGAACTTCAACCTTGAGGTGTCCCTGTTTGAGCGGCTGGTAAAAGTGAACATCCCCTTCGTCCGTCTGAATCACCAG CACCGCATGCGTCCTGAAATTGCCCGCCTTTTGACCCCCCACATTTACCAGGATCTGGAGAACCATCCCTCTGTTCTCAAGTATGAGCAGATTAAG GGGGTCTCCTCCAACCTTTACTTTGTGGAGCACTGCTTTCCTGAGCAGGAGATCCAAGAAGGCAAAAGCCATCAGAACCAACACGAGGCACACTTTGTGGTGGAGCTGTGCCAGTACTTCCTGTGCCAGGAGTATCGCCCCTCCCAGATCACCATCCTCACCACCTACACTGGGCAGCTCTTCTGCTTGCGCAAACTCATGCCTGCCAAGACATTTGCTGGCATCAAGGTTCATGTGGTGGACAAGTACCAAGGGGAAGAGAATGACATCATCCTCCTCTCATTAGTGCGGAGCAACCAAGAGGGGAAGGTGGGCTTCCTCCAGATCCCAAACCGCATCTGTGTAGCCTTGTCCCGGGCCAAGAAGGGGATGTACTGCATTGGGAACATGCAGATGCTTGCCAAGGTGCCCTTGTGGAGCAAGATCATCCATACCCTTCGAGAGAACAACCAAATAGGCCCATCCCTCCGCCTCTGTTGCCAGAATCACCCTGACACCCACACCCTTGTATCCAAAGCTTCTGATTTCCAAAAAGTGCCAGAAGGAGGCTGCAGCCTGCCCTGTGAGTTccggttggcctgtgggcatgtgtgcacacgtgcctGCCACCCATATGACTCCTCCCACAAGGAGTTCCAGTGCATGAAGCCATGCCAGAAAGTCATCTGCCCAGATGGGCACCGGTGCCCACTTGTTTGCTTCCAGAAGTGTCACAAGTCTTGTCAGGTAAAAGTGCCCAAAATCATTGTTCGGTGTGGTCACAAACAGATGGTCCCTTGTTCAATGCCAGAGTCAGATTATTGCTGCCAGGAGCCTTGCCCCAAGGTCCTGAGATGTGGTCACAGATGCAGCCACCTGTGTGGTGAGGATTGTGTGCGGCTATGTCCAGAAAAGGTCACTGTGAAGCTGAAGTGTGGGCACAGCCAACAGGTGAAGTGTGGCGATGTGGAATGTATAAAATACGGTCTGCCAGTCAAGTGCACCACCAAGTGTGACACCGTCCTCGACTGTGGCCATCCCTGCCCAGGCTCCTGTAACAGTTGCTTTGAAGGGCGCTTCCATGAGCGCTGTCAGCAGCCCTGCAAGCGCTTGCTCATCTGCTCACACAAGTGCCAGGAGCCCTGCACTGGTGAGTGCCCACCCTGCCAGCGGACATGTCAGAACCGCTGTGTCCATAGCCAGTGCAAGAAGAAGTGTGGGGAGCTGTGCAGCCCCTGTGTGGAGCCCTGTGTCTGGCGCTGTCAGCACTACCAGTGCACCAGACTCTGCTCAGAGCCCTGCGACCGGCCCCCATGCTACGTGCCTTGTTCAAAGATGCTGGCTTGCGGCCACCCTTGCATTGGTCTCTGTGGGGAGCCTTGTCCCAAGAAGTGCCGTGTCTGCCAACTGGATGAGGTCACCCAAATCTTTTTTGGCTTTGAGGATGAGCCCGATGCCCGCTTTGTGCAACTGGAAGACTGCAACCACATCTTCGAGGTGCAAGGCCTGGACCGCTACATGAATGAACAGGATGATGAAGTCGCCATCAGGCTGAAGGTCTGCCCCATCTGCCAGGTACCCATCCGCAAAAATCTGAGGTATGGAAAAAGCATCAAACAGCggctggaagagatagaaatTGTCAAGGAAAAGATCCAGGGCTCTGCAGGGGAGATTGCAGTCAGCCAGGAACAACTTAAGGCCCTGCTGGAGAGCAAGACTCTGTTCCTCCAGCTGCATCCTGAAAATTTCCTGATGCTCCAAGAGAAGCTGGCCCAGAAAAACCTGTCAGTGAAGGACCTGGGCCTTGTGGAAAATTCCATCAGCTTCTACGACCACTTGGCCAATCTGGAGGGGTCCCTGGAAAAGGTGCATTACTCAGAACGTCACAAAGTGAGGACTCGACTCGAACAGGTCTATGAGTGGCTGGCCAGGAAGCGCCTGAGCTTCAGCAGCCAGGAATTGAGCGACCTCCAGAGTGAAATCCAGAGGCTCACTTATCTTGTGACCCTCCTGATACGCTGTAAGATGGCAGAGGAGAAAGTGAAAGGCAGCATAGCAGAAGAGGTCTCCAGCATCCGGAATATTCTGGAAAAAACATGTAAGTTCACCCAGGAAGACGAACAGCTTGTGCAGAAAAAGATGGATGCTCTGAAAAGCACACTTCCCTGCTCTTGCCTGGGCATCTCAGAGGAAGAGCGGGTGCAGATTGTCACTGCCTTGGGTGTTCCTCGTGGCCACTGGTTCAAGTGCCCCAACGGCCACATCTATGTGATCACTGAGTGTGGGGGAGCCATGCAGAGGGGCACCTGTCCTGAGTGCAAGGAGGTGATTGGCGGTGAAAATCATACTCTGGTGAGGAGCAACCAGCTGGCCCCTGAGATGGATGGAGCCCAGTACCCTGCCTGGTCAGACACAGCCAACAACCTGATGAACTTTGAGGAGATCCGCAGGATGATGTAG